A genome region from Methylorubrum populi includes the following:
- a CDS encoding MOSC domain-containing protein produces the protein MSASAALHIAALYRYPVKGLSPEAVEAAELETSGYFPGDRLYAIENGPSGFDEAVPRHLPKVAYLMLMRNEALARLRTRFDAAARRLTVEENGAQVLDADLSTAEGRAALADFMRGFLPQELRGAPRVLTAAPGYRFTDSRTGYVSLINRASVAAIEDLVGAPVDPLRFRGNLYVEGLAPWAELDMVGRVLEADAGVRLKITGRTVRCAATNVDPQTGIRDLAIPRTLTERLGHADCGVYAEVLAGGPLRAGETLRVIG, from the coding sequence ATGAGCGCCTCCGCCGCCCTTCACATCGCCGCCCTCTACCGCTACCCCGTGAAGGGTCTCTCGCCCGAGGCGGTCGAGGCGGCGGAACTGGAGACGAGCGGCTACTTTCCGGGCGACCGGCTCTACGCCATCGAGAACGGCCCCTCCGGCTTCGACGAAGCCGTGCCGCGCCACCTGCCCAAGGTGGCCTACCTGATGCTGATGCGCAACGAGGCGCTGGCGCGGCTGCGCACGCGCTTCGACGCCGCCGCGCGGCGCCTGACCGTGGAGGAGAACGGCGCGCAGGTTCTGGACGCCGATCTGAGCACCGCGGAGGGACGCGCGGCGCTGGCGGACTTCATGCGAGGGTTCCTGCCGCAGGAACTGCGCGGCGCGCCGCGGGTGCTCACGGCGGCGCCCGGCTACCGTTTCACCGATTCGCGCACCGGCTACGTCTCGCTGATCAACCGGGCGAGCGTCGCGGCGATCGAGGATCTCGTCGGGGCGCCCGTCGATCCCCTGCGCTTCCGCGGCAATCTCTACGTCGAGGGGCTGGCGCCGTGGGCCGAACTCGACATGGTCGGCCGGGTGCTGGAGGCGGACGCGGGCGTGCGGCTGAAGATCACCGGCCGGACGGTTCGGTGCGCCGCCACGAACGTCGATCCGCAGACCGGCATCCGCGATCTCGCCATCCCGAGAACGCTCACCGAGCGTCTCGGCCACGCCGATTGCGGCGTCTACGCCGAGGTTCTGGCGGGCGGCCCGCTGCGGGCGGGCGAGACGCTGCGGGTGATCGGCTGA
- the clpB gene encoding ATP-dependent chaperone ClpB: MNFEKYTERARGFVQAAQNLAVREGNPQLAPGHLLKVLLDDAEGLCAGLIDRAGGQSRVAQAQVEQWLAKQPRVSGNSAQPQATRELVRLFDTAEQAAEKAGDSYVTVERLLLAFAVEKDSEAGRILTAAGVTAASLNGAINALRKGRTADNASAENAYDALKKYARDLTEAAREGRLDPVIGRDEEIRRTIQVLSRRTKNNPVLIGEPGVGKTAIVEGLALRIVNGDVPESLKEKSLLALDMGALIAGAKYRGEFEERLKGVLSEVTAAEGRIILFIDEMHTLVGAGKADGAMDASNLLKPALARGELHCVGATTLDEYRKHVEKDAALARRFQPVFVSEPTVEDTVSILRGIKEKYEQHHGVRIQDSALVAAATLSNRYITDRFLPDKAIDLVDEAGSRLRMQVDSKPEELDNVDREIVRLKIEGEALKKETDSASRDRLQRLEKELADLEEQSATITARWKAEKDKLGAAAELKRRLDEARNELAAAQRQGQYQRAGELAYGMIPGLEKQLAEIEAAAESGSDGMVEEAVTPQHIAGVVSRWTGVPVDKMLEGEREKLLAMEEALGKRVVGQREAVEAVSTAVRRARAGLQDPNRPIGSFMFLGPTGVGKTELTKALAGFLFDDDTALVRIDMSEYMEKHAVARLIGAPPGYVGYEEGGALTEAVRRRPYQVVLFDEVEKAHPDVFNVLLQVLDDGRLTDGQGRTVDFRNTLLVMTSNLGAEYLVNQPPGQDTDAVRDDVMGVVRSHFRPEFLNRVDEIILFHRLARSEMGAIVDIQLGRLAKLLEDRKISLDVDDEARTWLADKGYDPAYGARPLKRVIQKNVQDPLAEAILSGTIHDGEAVPVRVGPAGLMIGDIAAERRPAGVLLN, encoded by the coding sequence ATGAACTTCGAAAAGTACACCGAGCGCGCTCGCGGCTTCGTCCAGGCGGCGCAGAATCTCGCCGTCCGCGAGGGCAATCCGCAACTCGCGCCCGGCCATCTCCTCAAGGTCCTGCTCGACGACGCGGAAGGTCTCTGCGCCGGTCTGATCGATCGTGCCGGCGGCCAGTCGCGGGTCGCGCAGGCGCAGGTCGAGCAGTGGCTGGCCAAGCAGCCGAGGGTGTCCGGCAATTCCGCGCAGCCGCAGGCGACGCGCGAGCTCGTGCGCCTGTTCGACACCGCCGAGCAGGCCGCCGAGAAGGCGGGCGATTCCTACGTCACCGTCGAGCGCCTGCTGCTCGCCTTCGCCGTCGAGAAGGATTCCGAGGCCGGCCGCATCCTGACCGCGGCGGGCGTCACCGCGGCCTCGCTCAACGGCGCGATCAACGCCCTGCGCAAGGGCCGCACCGCCGACAACGCCAGCGCCGAGAACGCCTACGACGCGCTGAAGAAATATGCCCGCGACCTCACCGAGGCCGCCCGGGAGGGCAGGCTCGACCCGGTGATCGGCCGCGACGAGGAGATCCGCCGCACGATTCAGGTTCTGTCCCGGCGCACCAAGAACAATCCCGTGCTGATCGGCGAACCCGGCGTCGGCAAGACCGCCATCGTCGAGGGACTGGCCCTGCGCATCGTCAACGGTGACGTGCCGGAATCCTTGAAGGAGAAGAGCCTGCTCGCCCTCGACATGGGCGCCCTCATAGCGGGGGCAAAGTACCGCGGAGAATTCGAGGAGCGGCTCAAAGGCGTGCTCTCCGAGGTCACCGCGGCCGAGGGCCGGATCATCCTGTTCATCGACGAGATGCACACGCTGGTCGGCGCCGGCAAGGCGGACGGCGCCATGGACGCCTCGAACCTCCTGAAGCCCGCGCTCGCCCGCGGCGAACTGCACTGCGTCGGCGCGACCACGCTCGACGAGTACCGCAAGCATGTCGAGAAGGACGCCGCGCTCGCCCGGCGCTTCCAGCCGGTCTTCGTCTCCGAGCCCACCGTCGAGGACACGGTGTCGATCCTGCGCGGGATCAAGGAGAAGTACGAGCAGCACCACGGCGTGCGCATCCAGGACTCGGCGCTCGTCGCGGCGGCGACCCTGTCGAACCGCTACATCACCGACCGCTTCCTGCCCGACAAGGCGATCGACCTCGTCGACGAGGCCGGCTCGCGCCTGCGCATGCAGGTCGATTCGAAGCCGGAGGAACTCGACAACGTCGACCGCGAGATCGTGCGGCTGAAGATCGAGGGCGAGGCGCTGAAGAAGGAGACGGATTCCGCCTCCCGCGACCGGCTCCAGCGCCTGGAGAAGGAACTCGCCGACCTCGAGGAACAGTCCGCGACCATTACCGCGCGCTGGAAGGCCGAGAAGGACAAGCTCGGCGCCGCGGCCGAGCTGAAGAGGCGGCTCGACGAGGCGAGGAACGAACTGGCCGCGGCGCAGCGCCAGGGCCAGTACCAGCGCGCGGGCGAACTCGCCTACGGCATGATCCCGGGCCTGGAAAAGCAGCTCGCCGAGATCGAGGCCGCGGCCGAGAGCGGGAGCGACGGCATGGTCGAGGAGGCGGTGACCCCGCAGCACATCGCGGGCGTGGTCTCCCGCTGGACCGGCGTGCCGGTCGACAAGATGCTGGAGGGTGAACGCGAAAAACTGCTGGCGATGGAGGAGGCGCTGGGCAAGCGGGTCGTCGGCCAGCGCGAGGCGGTGGAGGCGGTCTCGACCGCGGTCCGCCGGGCACGCGCCGGCCTGCAGGACCCGAACCGGCCGATCGGCTCGTTCATGTTCCTGGGCCCGACCGGCGTCGGCAAGACCGAGCTGACCAAGGCGCTCGCCGGCTTCCTGTTCGACGACGACACGGCGCTGGTCCGCATCGACATGTCCGAGTACATGGAGAAGCATGCGGTGGCCCGCCTGATCGGCGCCCCTCCGGGCTATGTCGGCTACGAGGAGGGCGGCGCGCTGACCGAGGCCGTGCGGCGCCGGCCCTATCAGGTCGTGCTGTTCGACGAGGTGGAGAAGGCGCATCCGGACGTGTTCAACGTCCTGCTGCAGGTGCTCGACGACGGGCGCCTGACGGACGGGCAGGGCCGCACGGTCGACTTCCGCAACACGCTGCTCGTCATGACCTCGAACCTGGGCGCGGAGTATCTGGTGAACCAGCCGCCCGGCCAGGACACCGACGCGGTGCGCGACGACGTGATGGGTGTCGTCCGCAGCCACTTCCGGCCCGAATTCCTGAACCGGGTCGACGAGATCATCCTGTTCCACCGCCTCGCGCGCTCGGAGATGGGGGCGATCGTCGACATCCAGCTCGGGCGTCTCGCCAAGCTTCTGGAGGATCGCAAGATCAGTCTCGACGTGGACGACGAGGCCCGCACCTGGCTCGCCGACAAGGGCTACGACCCGGCCTACGGGGCGCGGCCGCTCAAGCGGGTGATCCAGAAGAACGTGCAGGACCCGCTCGCCGAGGCGATCCTCTCAGGGACGATCCACGACGGCGAGGCGGTGCCGGTCCGGGTCGGCCCGGCCGGCCTGATGATCGGCGACATCGCCGCCGAGCGCCGGCCGGCGGGGGTGCTGCTGAACTGA
- a CDS encoding ribbon-helix-helix protein, CopG family produces the protein MSDFSTLTVRLPREAKAKLDKLAGQARRTRSELAGEVLTAFVEREVAIIEAIERGRAEIRAGQGFDPDEVFRDVEGVIAQVEAERAGR, from the coding sequence ATGTCCGACTTCTCGACACTGACGGTCCGCCTGCCGCGCGAGGCGAAGGCGAAGCTCGACAAGCTGGCCGGCCAAGCCCGCCGGACGCGAAGTGAACTCGCGGGTGAAGTCCTGACGGCTTTTGTCGAGCGGGAGGTGGCGATCATCGAGGCGATCGAACGGGGTCGAGCCGAGATCCGCGCCGGACAAGGTTTCGATCCAGATGAGGTCTTTCGTGATGTTGAGGGCGTGATTGCCCAAGTGGAGGCCGAACGGGCGGGGCGGTGA
- a CDS encoding type II toxin-antitoxin system RelE/ParE family toxin, with protein sequence MRRRVLWSPIARSDLLAMVRHIAADNPRAARTAAAKLRAVGDALGQTNTGRPGRVSGTYEKSVPGLPYVIAYELFDDESGSEVVAILHVIHTARHWPPGGWPT encoded by the coding sequence GTGAGGCGTCGCGTTCTCTGGTCGCCCATCGCGAGGAGTGATCTCCTCGCGATGGTTCGCCATATCGCGGCCGACAACCCGAGGGCCGCCCGAACTGCAGCCGCCAAACTGCGCGCTGTAGGCGATGCTCTGGGTCAGACGAATACGGGGCGGCCCGGACGCGTGAGCGGAACCTACGAGAAGTCGGTGCCGGGATTGCCCTATGTGATCGCCTACGAGCTTTTCGACGACGAAAGCGGAAGCGAGGTCGTCGCCATCCTGCACGTCATCCATACGGCAAGACACTGGCCGCCGGGAGGATGGCCCACATGA
- a CDS encoding metallophosphoesterase family protein translates to MTAETLTYAVGDIHGCADLLDRLLERIGAHAAGRAKKLVFLGDYIDRGPDSARVIETLRRLQWREPEDVVCLMGNHEEMLLKSLREPGALDHWVYNGGTETLAAFGASGPEELPGEVLDWIEALPTLHEDAQRWYVHAGFRPEAEVPDPDPHNRLWIREPFLSEDHDFGRHVVHGHTPQIRGGPDCRRFRTNLDTGAVYGNALTAGVFSDAQGPALEFLRVPAG, encoded by the coding sequence ATGACCGCCGAGACGCTCACCTACGCCGTCGGCGACATCCACGGCTGCGCCGACCTGCTCGACCGCCTCCTGGAGCGCATCGGCGCCCACGCCGCCGGCCGCGCGAAAAAACTCGTCTTCCTCGGCGACTACATCGACCGCGGACCCGACAGCGCTCGGGTGATCGAGACCCTGCGCCGCCTGCAATGGCGCGAGCCGGAGGACGTGGTCTGCCTGATGGGCAACCACGAGGAGATGCTGCTGAAGAGCCTGCGCGAGCCCGGAGCCCTCGACCACTGGGTCTATAACGGTGGAACGGAGACGCTGGCCGCGTTCGGCGCGTCGGGGCCGGAAGAGTTGCCCGGCGAGGTGCTGGACTGGATCGAGGCCCTGCCGACCCTGCACGAGGATGCGCAGCGCTGGTACGTCCATGCCGGCTTCCGTCCCGAGGCCGAGGTGCCGGACCCCGACCCGCACAACCGGCTCTGGATCCGCGAGCCGTTCCTGTCCGAGGACCACGATTTCGGCCGCCACGTCGTTCACGGCCACACGCCGCAGATCCGCGGCGGGCCGGACTGCCGGCGCTTCCGCACCAATCTCGATACGGGGGCGGTCTACGGCAACGCCCTGACCGCGGGCGTCTTTTCGGATGCGCAGGGACCGGCCTTGGAATTCCTGAGGGTGCCGGCCGGTTGA
- a CDS encoding TIGR00366 family protein, with the protein MDAPAEPRARTEERAMARLALRFTDWAEKWFPDAFVFVAIAVVIVAAAALVNGAPVPAVTKSFGDGFWSLIPFTMQMVFVTIGGYVVATSGPVQALIDRMALVPRTGRGAIGFVALATMLSSLLSWGLSLIFGGLLARALARRTELRMDYRAAGAAAYLGLGATWAMGLSSSAAQLQANPKSLPPGLLPITGVIPFSETIFLWQSILIAAILVVMSALIALASAPGRETAVTAQDLGVDVSKADDRIAPPKQPGEWLEHAPVLTILIGLLAAGWLIQEFARQDWMIAISNLNTYNFLFLMAGFVLHWRPKRFLASLAKAVPATAGILIQFPFYAAIAAILTGAKNAAGHSLSDVIAHAFVAMNTQGSFPLAMGVYSALLGFFIPSGGGKWLLEAPYVMQAANELKVHLGWAVQVYNAAEALPNLINPFFMLPLLGILGLKARDIVGFSFLQLIVHLPVVLFLLWALAFTLDYHPPVLPG; encoded by the coding sequence ATGGATGCGCCCGCAGAACCCCGCGCCCGCACGGAGGAGAGGGCGATGGCCCGCCTCGCCCTGCGTTTCACCGACTGGGCCGAGAAGTGGTTTCCCGACGCCTTCGTGTTCGTGGCCATCGCCGTCGTCATCGTGGCGGCGGCCGCGCTCGTCAACGGGGCGCCGGTCCCCGCGGTGACGAAGAGTTTCGGCGACGGCTTCTGGAGCCTGATCCCCTTCACCATGCAGATGGTCTTCGTCACCATCGGCGGCTACGTGGTGGCGACCTCCGGACCGGTCCAGGCGCTGATCGACCGGATGGCCCTGGTGCCGAGGACCGGGCGCGGCGCCATCGGCTTCGTGGCGCTCGCCACCATGCTCTCCTCGCTCCTGAGCTGGGGCCTGAGCCTGATCTTCGGCGGCCTTCTCGCCCGCGCGCTCGCCCGCCGCACCGAGTTGCGGATGGATTACCGCGCGGCCGGTGCGGCCGCCTATCTCGGGCTCGGGGCCACCTGGGCGATGGGCCTGTCCTCGTCCGCCGCGCAGCTCCAGGCGAACCCCAAAAGCCTGCCGCCGGGCCTGCTGCCGATCACCGGCGTGATCCCGTTCAGCGAGACGATCTTCCTGTGGCAGTCGATCCTGATCGCCGCGATCCTCGTGGTGATGTCGGCGCTGATCGCGCTGGCCTCCGCGCCGGGCCGCGAGACCGCGGTGACGGCCCAGGATCTCGGCGTCGACGTGTCGAAGGCCGACGACCGCATCGCCCCGCCCAAGCAGCCCGGCGAGTGGCTGGAGCACGCGCCCGTGCTCACCATCCTCATCGGCCTGCTCGCCGCCGGCTGGCTGATCCAGGAATTCGCGCGTCAGGACTGGATGATCGCGATCTCCAACCTCAACACCTACAACTTCCTGTTCCTGATGGCCGGCTTCGTGCTGCACTGGCGGCCGAAGCGCTTCCTCGCCTCGCTCGCCAAGGCGGTGCCGGCCACCGCCGGCATCCTGATCCAGTTCCCGTTCTACGCCGCCATCGCCGCGATCCTGACGGGCGCCAAGAATGCCGCCGGGCACAGCCTGTCGGACGTGATCGCCCACGCCTTCGTGGCGATGAACACGCAAGGGAGCTTCCCGCTCGCCATGGGCGTCTACTCGGCGCTGCTCGGCTTCTTCATCCCGTCGGGCGGCGGCAAGTGGCTGTTGGAGGCGCCCTACGTGATGCAGGCGGCCAACGAATTGAAGGTGCATCTCGGCTGGGCGGTGCAGGTCTACAACGCGGCGGAAGCTCTGCCGAACCTCATCAACCCGTTCTTCATGCTGCCGCTGCTCGGCATCCTCGGGCTGAAGGCGCGCGACATCGTCGGCTTCAGCTTCCTCCAACTCATCGTCCACCTGCCGGTGGTGCTGTTCCTGCTCTGGGCGCTGGCCTTCACGCTGGACTATCACCCGCCGGTGCTGCCGGGATAG